The window ATGATGAAATACAAGCTGCCCCTATTGTCCGGTCTCGTTGGAGTCGGAATGGTTCTCTCCGCGGGAATATCCGAAGCCCAAGCCATCTACACGTCTGGCCATGGCGACCTCGGTATTGAGTACACGCCGGGCGAGACGGAGTTTGAGGCACATTGGCACATTGGCGCTGGTGCGGTCGTCGATGGGGTGGCGTTAACGGAGGAGCAGGAGTTTTCGCCTGACGCCCTGGCAGCCCGCCTCGGTACGCAGGCGGCTGTCTCTTCCTCTGCCGTGGCTTCTGCTCTCGGTGTTTCTACGGGAGCGCAGGTCTATCGCACGGGAAATGCGGCCTATCCGCCGAATGTCGGATTTGGGCTTGAGGAGGTGGGATCAGATTCGGAGTGGTTGGATGGAAGCATTACGCTGACCCTCACCGGATGGACCGGACCGGGATCGCTTGCGGTCTCGCAGACGATAGCCAATGTCGGCACGTTTGTCTGGTTTTCCAGCGATGCCTCCAAGACGCAGAACAGCAATGCCTGGGATTTCGCCGTGGGTGGGCATCAGCATCTCGATTGGTGGTTCTCCGAGGCGGGGACCTACTCGGTGACTTTCACCTGGACCGGAACCTATATCGGGGGTGAATCGCCCGTGGCGGTTAGCGGGTCGGGAGCATATGAATTCCAAGCCGTGCCCGAGCCGGGGACGTGGGCGTTGCTCGTCGCGGCCCTGCTTTTCGGAATGGTGGTTTATCGGCGGCGGATGCTGCCAGTACGTTGACCCACGGTGGAGAGACCGGTCCGCGCACTGTGTGTGGGCCGGATTCCGTCCCAGATGCGAGGCGGGTTGCCGGGGCTTTCACCCTGGTGGAACTGCTCACAGTCATTGGGGTGCTGGCGATTCTGGCCTGCCTCGTCGTACCTGCGATTTCCTCGGGCGCGATGGCGGCGAACCGCGCCAAGTGCGCCTCCAATCTGCGGCAGATCGGACAGGCCATCCTCCTGTATGCCGGGGACCACGATGGGGTATTGCCTGTTACCTCCCATAGTACGGGAGATTCCCGGGTGAAGCTCAATGGGAAGTGGCTGAACTCGATCGAGTATAGCTGGGTCTACCTGCTGGCCGACTATCTGGATAATGTCGACAAGGTGCGGGTGTGCCCCGCGGATGAGGCTATTCGTCAGCGGCAGATCCTCCAGATGAAGGCGACGAGTTATTTGCTGAACGATGAGGTGTTCGACTCGGAAGTTTACGGACGTTTTCAAAATCTTCCGCATCCCTCGCGACTCATGCTCGCCTTTATCAGCAACCGCCCGGTCAGTCGGACGTGGGACCATGCGCACTGTGCGGACTGGACCGCCTGGCCGGCGCTGACGACGGATGTCGCGGTCGATCGGCATCGCACCGGTGAACGGGCGGGATCGAGGCTCAAGGGATCAGCCAATTATCTCTTCGCTGACGGTCACGTGCAGAATATGCAGGCAACGGAGGTCAAGGCGATACTCGATCGCGGAGAGAACCCCTGGCTGCCAGGAGGCTAAAGCTTCAGGATGTCCTTGAAGAGAGGCTCCCAAGGAGCGAACTCCCCGGTGGTGAGGCCAGCCTCGATCTCCGCGGCGCTTTGCACATACGGACCCTCAACAAGGTCATTGGAACAATGCGTGAGCAGATTTTGCACAGAATCGGGCGTTGATTCGGCGTGAAATTGCAGGCCAAGACAGACGCCGGGCAGATAAAAGCCCTGCTCGGGACAGGCTTCGCTGGAGGCAACCCGAATGGCTCCGCGGGGCAGTTCGAACGTGTCACCATGCCAGTGCAGCACTCTGGGAGTTCCAGACAGCGATGGAAAAAGTTGCCGGATATTGTCCGTTGGCTCGACGGGGAACCAGCCGATCTCGTGCTGAGCATTCTGAAAAACCCGTGCTCCGAGAGCATCGGCCAGCAATTGTGCGCCGAGACAGATGCCGAGCAGCGGGACTCCGCGATCAATGCACTGCCGGAGGAATCGCTTTTCCTGTACCAGCCATGGGTGATCTCGATGCTGGTAGATGTTCATCGGTCCTCCCATCACCATGACGGAATGACATTCCGAGGGATCAGGTAAATCCTGTTCGGATACGAGAATCCTGCGGAGTGCGATACCTTTGCTGGCCAGCCAGTTTTCCAGCCTGGCGGGACCCTCGAAAGCGACATGTTGCAGGCAGGTGAATTCCATGGTGTGCGTGAATCAGGAGTTTTCGGAAGGGGAATCGTTTTGCACGTGGGCAAGCTGGCCCAGGGTTTGCAAGGCGGCTTCCACGGCAGAAGACCAGTCGATGGCGCAGTTCACGCGGATGAAGTGGGAAAACTCCCCTGTGTGAGAAAAGATCGGACCCGGGCAGATGCTGATGCCGTGATGCGAGGCGGCATCGCGAAGGCGCAACGAATTGACGCGCTCGGGCAGTTCCACCCACAGAAAGTATCCGCCGCCGGGCCGGCTGAGAGCGGTGCCCTGTGGGAACGCGCGGGCGATGGCGGAGGAAATCCGGCACATCTGGGTTTCCAACATTTTGCGGAGGCCTCGGAGATGACGGTCGAAGCCGCCGGAGCGGAGATAGTCGGCCGCGGCCTTGGCTGTGACCTGCGGGGTGGTGATGCTGGAGACCAGCTTGAGCCGGTGGACATCCTCGGCATACCTGCCGCCTGCGACCCAGCCGATGCGGAGGCCGGGAGAGAGAGTTTTCGACAAGGAACCGCACAGAAGGTTATCTCCCGATCTGCCGAAGGTCCGCAGGGGGCGGTGCCGGGAGTTGTCGAAGCCGAGTTCCGCATAAATATCGTCCTCGATGATCGGGATGCCGTGGCGGGCGGCGAGGTCGACGACCGTCTGGCGTCGCTCATCGTCGAGACTCGCGCCATGCGGATTCCCAAAACTCGGGATGAGAATGCAAGTGGCGATCCGATAGCGCGAAAGCGCCCGCTCAAAGGCGGCGATATCCAATCCTCGGTCACAGGTCGACGGCACGCTGATGACTTTCATGCCGAGGCTCTCCAGCATTTGCAGGATGCCAAAAAATGTCGGCGACTCGACCAGGACGGTGTCGCCCGGGTTGGCTACGGCGCGGACGGCGAGATTGAGGGCGTCCATGCAGCCTGTCGTGATGACGATCTCATCTGGAGACATGGTGCATCCCGCGAGAGAAAGCCGGAGAGCGATCTCCTTGCGCAGGCCGAGATCGGTCTCGCGGGAGCCATAGCGGCCAAAATCGGTGGCGTATTGGCGTGCCGCCCTGCTGACGCAGCGAGCGACCTCTGTCGTGGGCAAAAGGCTGGGATGAGGAATTCCCGCGCCGAGTGCGATGGTGCGGGGATTGTCAAAATCGCGGAACACCTGGGCGACATGCTCGGAGACCTTGGGGCGTTGTGGGCGAGCGATGGCATGGGCCGGGGTGGGCAGTGGCAGATGCGGCCGGGATTGCACGTAAAAGCCCGAGCGTGGCCGGGCAAAGATGAGGGAGCGGGCCTCCAGATTGGTCAGGGCCTGGATCGCCGTGGCAGGACTGATTCGCTCCATGCGACAGAGTTCCCGTACGGAGGGAATACGGTCGCCGGGACCCAGGGCGCCTCCGGATATGAGTGCCTCGAGACGGGATTCCACCCGTTCGTAGGCAAACTGTTCACGCAATGCCATGCGCGGACTATAGCCTGCATGGGGCGACCAATACAGAAACAGCTTTGAGAATTATCGATAGGCACAGTTGTGCCGGGAGTCGTCTGTATCGATGGGGAATCCCGCAGGCTGTCCCTGCCGGAGCTCTCTCCATTGAGGAAACCTCAAGCGCATGAACATCGTACGCATGATCATCGGGCTGGTCCGCCAGTTGCGGGATATACTGGATGAGACATGGAGGGTGCAGCTCTGGCTCTGGGAAAACTACAGCGACAGCCTCCCTGGTCGTCGGCCGCGGAAGTGAGCGAGCATCCGGGTCTCCTGTCGGGGACTCTTGCCTAGCGGTGGCAGATATCGCCATAATCCGTGGCTCATGGCCCGCCCCGACACAGAATCCCGCCTGGCTTTGGAGCTGATTCGCCAGCGTCTTCTTCACGGAGATTATGCCCACCGCCTGCCGGGGGAGCGTCAGCTGGCGGGAGAGCTGGGATTGAGCCGACCGACGGTGCGCAAGGCGATCTCGCAGTTGCTCGAGGAGGGCAGCCTGTTGCGGACGGAGAGCGGGCGCCTGCATTTGCCCTCCGGAGACGGAGATGGAGTCCGACGCAAGGTAATCGCGTTCCTGCACCAGGGGTCCTCCCTCGGCCGGGAGGCGGGACTTTGGCGGGATGGTGTTTACGCCGCCGCAGAGAAGCGGGGCCTCACGGTGCGATCCATGGCTTATGAGCACGATGATGACCTGAGGATCAGCGCAGCCTTTGGCCGATACGACGGGGTATTCATCCTCCTCCACTCGCGGGACCAGGTGACGCCGCGATTGATGAAGCGCATTCAAGAAGCCGGGACGCGGGTTGTGGGGCTGGATCAGGACTGCTCTTCGCTCGGCTTGCGGTCGGTCATCGTGTTTCCGAGTGGATCGGTCTCAAAGCTGCTCGATCATTTGCGGGAACTCGGGCATCGCCGGATCAACTGCATAAATGTCCAGGTCGACAACCCGGTGATCGAGTCCCGTATCGCAGCCTGGCAGGCGTATATCGACCAGCACGGGATCGACGGAGAGCTGTGCTCCGTGGAGGACGCGGCGACTCTCGGCGATGCTTATCGTGTGGTAGGAGAACGCATCCGGAAGGGATGGCTGCGGCGGGGAGCTGTCCTTTGCGTGACCCTGCAGGCTGCCATCGGAACCATGCGCGCCCTGTATGAGATCGGCGTGCGGATCGGGAAGGATGTGTCGGTCTGCGTCATTAACGACGAAGGAATGGGGCCGTACCTTGTACCTTCGCTTACCTCGCTACAAATGCCCGCCCGCCAGAAATATGTGCAAAAGGCCGTCGACTGGATGGCCGGGCTGACAGAGTGGAAGACGCCCTCGCTGGTCCAGCCTCGCGATGCGCGATTGTTTATCGGGGAATCCACCGGCACATCGAGGCGGTAGGCGGGATTCCCGTTGACAGGATGGATTAAAGGACCGAAAACGGTAACAAAATCACTTCCGTGTTACCCAAGACCTTTCTCTCCCAATTGGTGCCGGCCAGGGTCGGCGAAGCCGTGCGCCGGGTTGAAAAGCAGATCTGGCGTGATCTGCCCGGTGAATGCCGGATCGAGCAGACCGAGCCCTCGCTCACATTTCGCACGGTCAAGGAGGTCGGCTCTGGAGATTTCCATCCGGTGCCCGAGGGGAGTTTTCACTGGGGACCGAAGTACGCTCAGAGCTGGTTCCGTGTGACTCTCCCGGAGATTTCTGCGGACGAAACGATATATTTCAACTGGCAGGACCAGGCCGAGGCAACCGCATACATTGATGGTGTGCCGTACTCGGGGCTTGATATCGCCCACCAGCGAATTCCGCTGCCAGCCGGAACCAGAGAGCTTTGGATCGAGTCGGTCTGTATTCGCAGCGGAGTGTGGCTGGCGGGAGAGGCTGCCCATCTTGACCAGGCGGGGAGTCTGTTCGTCGCGCCGAAACTGGAGTCGCGCAATGATGCCGCCTGGGCCGTATACCATGATCTCAAGGTAATGCTGGAACTCATGGAGACGGAGTTCTTTGAGTATCAGCCTACAGCACCCGGCCTGACCAAGCCGCTCACCAGCCCGGTGCGGTACTCGGCCCCGGCATTTCGGGCGAGCCGCTTGCTTCGCCGTCTTTTTGAGCGTCTTGATCGTGCTGTGGATGTCCTGGATCATGAGGGGCTGGATGCGATGGTCGAGGAAATGCGCAGGGTCTATGCGGAGTTCCCTGGGTCGGTCGATGCAGGCAAGGTCGTGCTCACGGGTCACGCGCACATCGATCTCGTCTGGCTTTGGCCGGAGCGGGTGGGGGAATTCAAAGCCGTGCACTCGTGGTCGACCCAGACGCGCTTGCTGGAGACGTATCCCGAGTTTCGTTTTGGCTATTCCCAGCCTGCGAGCTACGAGGCGGTCGGTCGTCGCTCGCCCGAGCTGCTGGATCGCGTGAAGGGGCTGATCCAGGCCAGGAAGTGGGATGCGGTCGGTGCAGCTTACGTTGAAGGTGACACCCAGATGCCGTGCGGCGAGGCGATCCTGCGTTGCCTGCGCATCGGGCAGGAGGAGTTTCGCGCGCTCAAGGGATCTCCGAGCGAGGTTTTCTGGCTTCCCGATGTCTTTGGATACAGCGGGGCGATGCCGCAACTCCTCAAGGGTCTCGGAGTGAAGAGCTTCTTCACCACCAAGCTCTCGTGGAGTTCCATCAACCGTTTTCCGCATACAAGCTTTGTCTGGCAGGGTCTCGATGATTCCTCGATCACTGCGCACGTCGTCCTGATCCATGATTATAATGAATGGGTCGATGTGAAGCGTCTGCGCGAGGATATGCTGCATCACCAGCAGTCGGCCGTGCATCCGGAGGTATTGATTCCTACCGGCTATGGGGATGGTGGCGGAGGACCGACCGAGACAATGATCGAGCGTGCGCGTCGTGTGGCGAATCTCGCAGGCATGCCGCAGGTTGAATGGGGCAACATCGAGCCGTTCTTCGAGAGACAGCGTGAGTTTCAGGACGAACTTCCAGTGGTCAAGGGAGAGCTGTTGTTGGAGTTGCATCGGGGTGTTTTCACCACCCATGGGGAGTTGAAGTATCAATTCCGCCGGCTCGAGAGAGCCTTGCAGACGCTCGAGGCGGCTCACGTCGTGCGCGGTCTGGGTCCGATCGATCTGCATTACTGGAAGCGGGCGAGCTTTTCCCACTTTCACGACTACATTCCGGGTAGTTCCATCTGGGAGGTCTATGCCGAGGCGATTCCGGAGCTTCAGCAACTGGCCGACAAGGCCTTCGCCGAGACGACGAGGGCGTTGAACGACTCTGCTGCGCCGACTCCTGCGTGGTTCAATCCGCTTCCACTCCCGCGTACCTGGATCGATGGGGATACTTGCTACGACGTGCCTCCGCTGAGCGGTGCGCCCGTAGCGGAGCTGACCCCTCTTGCAGTGCGTGCGCCGCGAGCTTCGGCCGGGACCTTGGAAAGTGAGCGCGTGGCCGCCACGTTCTCCGCGAATGGCTCCATTCAGTCGCTTCTCATCGATGGACGCAAGGTTGAGGTGACGGCGCATAAACTGGTTTCCTATCACGATCATCCGGCCGATTTTGAGGCTTGGGATGTCGATCGAGGCAGCATCGTTCTTGGTAGCGAAGCCCGCCTCGTGAGTGAACCCGAGATCAAAGTGGAGGGACTGGAGGCTTCCGTCGCCTTCTCCTATGAAATCGCGAAATCCAGCGCTGTCACGGTGATCTATTCCGTGCGCGCCGGGGAGCCAGCCCTGCGCATCCGGTATGCTGTGGACTGGCACGACCCGAAGCAATGGCTCAAGGCGATTTTTGTCAGTCAATACAATGGCAGGGAGGCTCGCTATGGAGCGCCATTTGGCAGCGTGCTGCGCGGTCAGTGGCCCGGGTATCCCCGTGAGGAGGCGCTGTGGGAGGTGCCCGCCAGCCGCTGGGTGGTGGTCGCCGATGATGCGCAGAGCGAGGGCCTGGGCATACTTACGGAATCAAAGTATGGCTTCACCACGCGCGAGGGTACGGTAGGCATCAGCTTGCTGCGGAGCGCTTTGGTGACGGAGGCTCCGTTCCATCCACAGATCCGACCCACGCCCGACCGGCCGGACTATTCCGATCTCGGGCGGCAGACGATTGACATCGCGCTTACCCGTTACGCGCCGGATCTTCCCGTTCACGAGCAGCCTGCTGCCCTGGCTGATGTACTGTTCACTCCCTGCATTGCCTACCAGGGAGGGGCGGTG of the Terrimicrobium sacchariphilum genome contains:
- a CDS encoding substrate-binding domain-containing protein translates to MARPDTESRLALELIRQRLLHGDYAHRLPGERQLAGELGLSRPTVRKAISQLLEEGSLLRTESGRLHLPSGDGDGVRRKVIAFLHQGSSLGREAGLWRDGVYAAAEKRGLTVRSMAYEHDDDLRISAAFGRYDGVFILLHSRDQVTPRLMKRIQEAGTRVVGLDQDCSSLGLRSVIVFPSGSVSKLLDHLRELGHRRINCINVQVDNPVIESRIAAWQAYIDQHGIDGELCSVEDAATLGDAYRVVGERIRKGWLRRGAVLCVTLQAAIGTMRALYEIGVRIGKDVSVCVINDEGMGPYLVPSLTSLQMPARQKYVQKAVDWMAGLTEWKTPSLVQPRDARLFIGESTGTSRR
- a CDS encoding type II secretion system protein translates to MELLTVIGVLAILACLVVPAISSGAMAANRAKCASNLRQIGQAILLYAGDHDGVLPVTSHSTGDSRVKLNGKWLNSIEYSWVYLLADYLDNVDKVRVCPADEAIRQRQILQMKATSYLLNDEVFDSEVYGRFQNLPHPSRLMLAFISNRPVSRTWDHAHCADWTAWPALTTDVAVDRHRTGERAGSRLKGSANYLFADGHVQNMQATEVKAILDRGENPWLPGG
- a CDS encoding aminotransferase-like domain-containing protein — its product is MALREQFAYERVESRLEALISGGALGPGDRIPSVRELCRMERISPATAIQALTNLEARSLIFARPRSGFYVQSRPHLPLPTPAHAIARPQRPKVSEHVAQVFRDFDNPRTIALGAGIPHPSLLPTTEVARCVSRAARQYATDFGRYGSRETDLGLRKEIALRLSLAGCTMSPDEIVITTGCMDALNLAVRAVANPGDTVLVESPTFFGILQMLESLGMKVISVPSTCDRGLDIAAFERALSRYRIATCILIPSFGNPHGASLDDERRQTVVDLAARHGIPIIEDDIYAELGFDNSRHRPLRTFGRSGDNLLCGSLSKTLSPGLRIGWVAGGRYAEDVHRLKLVSSITTPQVTAKAAADYLRSGGFDRHLRGLRKMLETQMCRISSAIARAFPQGTALSRPGGGYFLWVELPERVNSLRLRDAASHHGISICPGPIFSHTGEFSHFIRVNCAIDWSSAVEAALQTLGQLAHVQNDSPSENS
- a CDS encoding choice-of-anchor M domain-containing protein codes for the protein MMKYKLPLLSGLVGVGMVLSAGISEAQAIYTSGHGDLGIEYTPGETEFEAHWHIGAGAVVDGVALTEEQEFSPDALAARLGTQAAVSSSAVASALGVSTGAQVYRTGNAAYPPNVGFGLEEVGSDSEWLDGSITLTLTGWTGPGSLAVSQTIANVGTFVWFSSDASKTQNSNAWDFAVGGHQHLDWWFSEAGTYSVTFTWTGTYIGGESPVAVSGSGAYEFQAVPEPGTWALLVAALLFGMVVYRRRMLPVR
- a CDS encoding alpha-mannosidase yields the protein MLPKTFLSQLVPARVGEAVRRVEKQIWRDLPGECRIEQTEPSLTFRTVKEVGSGDFHPVPEGSFHWGPKYAQSWFRVTLPEISADETIYFNWQDQAEATAYIDGVPYSGLDIAHQRIPLPAGTRELWIESVCIRSGVWLAGEAAHLDQAGSLFVAPKLESRNDAAWAVYHDLKVMLELMETEFFEYQPTAPGLTKPLTSPVRYSAPAFRASRLLRRLFERLDRAVDVLDHEGLDAMVEEMRRVYAEFPGSVDAGKVVLTGHAHIDLVWLWPERVGEFKAVHSWSTQTRLLETYPEFRFGYSQPASYEAVGRRSPELLDRVKGLIQARKWDAVGAAYVEGDTQMPCGEAILRCLRIGQEEFRALKGSPSEVFWLPDVFGYSGAMPQLLKGLGVKSFFTTKLSWSSINRFPHTSFVWQGLDDSSITAHVVLIHDYNEWVDVKRLREDMLHHQQSAVHPEVLIPTGYGDGGGGPTETMIERARRVANLAGMPQVEWGNIEPFFERQREFQDELPVVKGELLLELHRGVFTTHGELKYQFRRLERALQTLEAAHVVRGLGPIDLHYWKRASFSHFHDYIPGSSIWEVYAEAIPELQQLADKAFAETTRALNDSAAPTPAWFNPLPLPRTWIDGDTCYDVPPLSGAPVAELTPLAVRAPRASAGTLESERVAATFSANGSIQSLLIDGRKVEVTAHKLVSYHDHPADFEAWDVDRGSIVLGSEARLVSEPEIKVEGLEASVAFSYEIAKSSAVTVIYSVRAGEPALRIRYAVDWHDPKQWLKAIFVSQYNGREARYGAPFGSVLRGQWPGYPREEALWEVPASRWVVVADDAQSEGLGILTESKYGFTTREGTVGISLLRSALVTEAPFHPQIRPTPDRPDYSDLGRQTIDIALTRYAPDLPVHEQPAALADVLFTPCIAYQGGAVTAGFRGCAGLSSAVPAWAEPLDKGWVLRVHETLGRRGTHALTLNEGTTGREADMYGKAVDPLAVEELTFTPYQVRSVLIDQ
- a CDS encoding type 1 glutamine amidotransferase codes for the protein MEFTCLQHVAFEGPARLENWLASKGIALRRILVSEQDLPDPSECHSVMVMGGPMNIYQHRDHPWLVQEKRFLRQCIDRGVPLLGICLGAQLLADALGARVFQNAQHEIGWFPVEPTDNIRQLFPSLSGTPRVLHWHGDTFELPRGAIRVASSEACPEQGFYLPGVCLGLQFHAESTPDSVQNLLTHCSNDLVEGPYVQSAAEIEAGLTTGEFAPWEPLFKDILKL